TTCCAAGACAAGACAAAAAAGAATAGTTCTCTGGTTTTATTTTGGATTTTTCTGTTCAAAATTTTGCTACTAGTAGTATATTAGGCAAAATTGGATGtaccaaaaataatatttaaatatatttggcaAAAGTGGGCAAgtgtataattattttatttatattagacAAAGGATTGGCAGCTAATGAAATTTCATTCAAATGGGTGATTAAATAATAGAATTctgttaattaatttgaaaggCGTCCAAGTTAACTGAATAATTTAGATTTGTCTTTGTATGAACAAATTGCCTTTCTCTTAATTTGGTACTAAACCTAATTATTAAGTCGGCCAATTTcttttagaatttattttatagCTATATTCGAGAAATGTCGTGAAATTGATAGAATTTCTATACTATTAATAAGAAGttttgaatttatgatgaaGAATTCTACACGacaaaaatttgaattaaatgaaAGAGTGAGCAGAGGTGGATGCAATGATCCAAAGTCGAGAAAGAAATAATCTAGATTATATATTAAGGTGCCTAAGTAATTGCTTGtggtgtaaaaaaataataatcgaGCGATGATAATTacgatattatatatgtatatgtatataatatatagtcaTAAAAACTGATTTATTATCTCTAGAGAGTAACTGGTATTTGCAATATTCAAAGGATGTATTAATTCACAAACTGAAACGGCAGGCATAAATTGTCCCTGCCTCCCTTAAtagtcaaaaaatatttttaattaattatcactATTAAATAACCGtcccacaatttttttaaattttttttctcaaagtccACACACactgtatgttttttttaaataaattaaactcaaACATGATATTAACCATCATcatttttcttacttttctcGATATGTTTGGCTGTATATTTTGATGCATGCAGGCCAAATAGTGACATAATTCTAAATTGGTCGGTTATATAAACGACTTTATATTGTAGTAACATTTAAAATCTTTGTAAAAATTTTGGTGGCtatatttgcaaaaaaaaaaaaaaaaaaaaaaaaaaacttagtcAACCAAAATAGTTTTGTTCCTCTAAGCCGACCTTACTAGAAAGAGATAAAAacagagattttttttttttaataatttctcCCACTTATATAAAGCCAACCAACCCCAACACATATTGAACCCCTCAAAAACCCTTTTAAGTCacttaattcaagaaaaaaaacatactttcTTTCGTCGTTGGTGTTCTTTCTGATTTTCACATATTTCActgttttatcatatttcatCTACTTATATCATACTCTACTCATTTTTGCTTTCGTTATTGACGTTCTTTTTCGATTTCTACATATTTTACCATTTTACCATATTTCGTCTACTCATATCATATTTGATACATCTTTACTTTTGTTGTTGACGTTCTTTTTTGATCGATCTCTACATATTTCACTGTTTTATTTCACTGTTTTATCATATTCTGTCTATTCATACTCTATTCGATACATCTTTGCTTTTATTATTGGTGTTGTTTTCGATTTCTACGTATTTCACCGTTTTATCAGATTCCGTCTACTCGTGCCATACTCAAAACAcatctttttattgttgttaAGGATGTTGAGTCCTTTGATAGATGAAAAGGAAGAAAGCAATAATATTCCAAAGCAAAAAAACCATCTAACACTTGCAATTTCAGAAGCAAAATGCATTGGAAATATTGCATTTCCAATGATATTTACAGGCCTAATTCTTTATTCACGTTCAATTATTTCCATGATTTTTCTTGGTCATTTAGGGGAACTTTCTTTAGCTGGTGGTTCACTTGCAATTGGATTTGCAAATATAACCGGTTATTCAATTCTTTCAGGTTTAGCCATGGGAATGGAACCAATTTGCGGACAAGCTTTTGGTGCTAAAAGATTCAACATTTTAGGCCTTACATTACAAAGAACTATTCTTTTGCTACTTTTAACCTCAATTCCCATTTCAATTTTGTGGCTATTTATGCAAAAACTCTTGATTCTTTGTGGCCAAGATCATGAAATTGCAAATATGGCACAAAATTACATTCTTTTTTCACTCCCTGATCTTTTTGCTCAATCACTTTTACACCCCCTAAGAATTTATCTTCGTTCACAATCCATCACATTGCCTTTAACTTTTTGTGCTATTTTTGCAATTATTCTTCACATCccaattaattatttcttaatcaAAATTCTTAATCTTGGGATTAAAGGTGTTGCCTTAAGTGGGGTTTGGACAAATTTCAATCTTGTTGgatcattaattatttatattatattttcaaagatttatAAGAAAACTTGGAGTGGAATTTCTTTAGAGTGTTTTAAgggattgaaatcacttcttaATTTAGCAATTCCAAGTTGTATTAGTGTTTGTTTAGAGTGGTGGTGGtatgaaattatgattttattatgtGGGATTTTAATTAATCCTCAATCAACAGTTGCATCAATGGGAATTTTAATCCAAACAACATCTTTAATCTACATTTTCCCATCATCATTAAGCTTTGGTGTATCAACAAGAGTTGGAAATGAGTTAGGTGCTAATCGTCCAAATCGCGCTAAATTAGCAGCTATTATTGGACTATGTACAAGTTTCGTCTTGGGAATCTCATCCTTATTTTTTGCTATTCTGGTACGTAATATTTGGGCAAAAATGTTCACTCAAGATCaagaaattatgaaattaaCCGCGATGGTGTTACCTATTATAGGGCTTTGTGAACTTGGGAATTGTCCACAAACAACATGTTGTGGTGTGTTAAGAGGAACAGCTAGGCCTAAATTAGGTGCTAATGTTAATTTAGGATGTTTTTATCTAGTTGGAATGCCAATTGCAATTTGGTTAAGTTTTTTTATGGGATTTGATTTTAAAGGATTATGGCTTGGATTATTAGCTGCACAAGGTTCATGTGCTGTGACTATGATGTTAATTATATTGGTTAAGACTAATTGGGAAGATCAAGCAAGAAGAGCAAAAGAACTTATTAATGGTGATTGTGATAATCAAGATGAAAAGATAGAGGATTATTTGGAATCATTGGATTATCACAAGTTGGAAAATTcaaatgtttgattttttattttttttcattcaattcttgtggattattgattttttaatatatttttgtacaCTAGTAGAGATTAAAttagttctttttctttcttgaaaTGTAATTAAGCACGTAGAAATTAGAAagtcctttttctttttctattttgtggcataatattaattaatgaaaGTCGGCATTATTTTGTGAcattaatttagattttagaTGTCAAGAGATTGTGAAAATTTATCAGCTTTGTGCAATAGCGGAATCAAAAAATTTTATTAAGGGATTTGAagtataaaataatcaaataagaTGTCAAATGGGGTTCCACGTGTAGTATAtctatctaaaaaataatttgaaccagatataattaatatattttctaacaaAAAGAAATTCAGATAAAATCATTTCGTGCTTGCTAGCTTCGCCTCGATTTAGCGTGCTTCATCTCTgccttttaaaaacaaatatttgacTTTAAAGtcaactattttttaaataacaataataatgttCGAATCAGCTAATatgtaaattattaaatttgacTTTACTTTTTTAAGCACTCTCAATTTAATTAACGAAAGCCGGCATTGTTTATTCCTTTGTATCTATCTATAgattttgtaaaatttatcaGCCTGCTTTGTTTTCCTCTCTCCTTTGAAACACAaatatttgacttttaaaagtcaatttaatttttttttccttttttaaaaaaatatttcaacttagATCTGTTGAGTTGTGTCCCATATCTATCCATTTGAGCTGttttaaagtataaaaaatgaaaaatgaaagcccatattgtttgaattttaaaagtcaatCATCTTGTTTACGTTGGGACAAAGTACTAGTACTAAATTCAATCTTAATTTCAGAATGTATCGAATTTTTAGTACGTACAATAATTAGAATAAGAATcgataacaaaataaaattaaaatatcatagAAACTTCTCTTTTAAGTATACGCGAACAAGATCATGAATACAAGATATATGTCTTTTCTACAAGTTTTTGTTGTTTAGTTGTAATTTTGTGATCTACTTTTATAATTAATCCATAATTCTTATGGTTaagttattgtttttttataatttaatatccatattattattattttttattcaatattgAGAAGACTATTCAATCTTTGCAACCGGCGGCAATATTGTGTGTAACTAAGTCTATAGAATATTATGTATGCATTGAATCTTTGAGTATAGTTTGGAATTTACTGAGGTGGTTTtatttgaagaaagaaaaagtatacATGTGAACTCATGAGTGCATCAAATTgataaatatatgatatatttctTGTATATGACATTATTATGACATATAAAGTTGCAATTTATTATACAGTAAACTCAAATTAAATATTGAGTGAGAAGACCTGATAATTCCGATTTTCATTTATTAGATGAAATATATTGAAGTGCTTATTATTTTTggtgggtggggggggggggggtatatTGTTTGACAAAAAGCAAGTTGTTTGAAAAATACaaacatgaaaaagaaagaattcaagtacaaaagaataaataaagttGTATTAACCAGCCATGACTATTCTCCGTTCTgtaacttaattaataaattgaCTAGCTTTAAATTTGTACTATCTGTTTTTAGcatttattaagttttttttatttcatatgagGTGTGATATCTATATTAAAGTCGGATTAATTTGAATGCGCACCAAGTAGGACAGTATTCAGGGTACCAAGACTCGAACCTGAGTTAAACTTTCAATTAAGGGAGAATCAACTCCCCTCCTGCACTCCACCACATGCATTGGTGGTGCATTGTTGAtttaattatcaaaacaaaaaaaattcttgattaATTTCAGTAACTAGTTTATACTAATCTGTTAATATAAAGTTGTCCTTTAATGGGATAATTACAAAATGTACATGACATGCAACATGGATAGGTAATGGCAAACATGTTACAAGATGCatacttttaaataaaatatttttgcttGAAAAATATGCCAATTTgcgtaattattattttgagataatGTTGTTGTATTATCCAAATTTTGTTTAAGCATAAATTGATGAACTGTTTCCGTACAATTAATTGCATTAATGAATTTCTTCAACCATAATATATAATTCATCACCtctagacaatttttttttaaaaaaatctatgcATTATGGATAATCTATTTTGTTTGTTGTGTGGACCTAGTTAGGAGCATGTTTATCCTAATCATGATATTATTGTTAATGACTTACTATTATATACTATGTAAATAATTTCTTCACTATCGATGCATATTTAACCGATTAGGTAACCAAATTATAGCTAAATATTACATTTTGTTATAAGTTAATTCaacttattaataatataaagcaAAGTATACTTTCATAACACGAAATTTAAATcgtttactttatttattaagaATTTAACTTAGTTTTCACGAAAAATGTTGTTTGTATATCAACTGTATATAGGACCtgtatttttaattagtaaaatttGTAGTCATTTGTCTACATAGAAGCATCTACTTGGATAAAACTATAACTAAAAGGGAATTAAATATGTATCGCATCATTTTTTCATGcaaaaagaagaatagaaatagaaagtagaggcgttataattaaaaatagaggaattttcataaatagcgatatattttagtaaaaattaggcaaatgacatagtataataaagaaattacttcctttccctactctttcattaattaccaaaaatctctttttttagtgtttttcggatacataatatagcagtgtggatacttaatatagcagcgcggatactttaattaataacgggcggatacttaaattattaagttgttagcagcacggatacttaattaacgggcggatacataatatagcagcggtgatactttaattaataacggacggatacttaaattattaagttgttagcaggcACAGATACTTAATTAATGGGCAGATGcaaatatagcagcgcggatactttaattaataacggatggatacttaaactaataaagtatccggttaagttgaattgggggaaaataagggatttttgtattttagtaaaagagtagggaaatattgagaataggtaaagaagtgttgtgtatttaagtaatttttcctatattttatcTAGAGCCGCGCATGAACATTATGTGGCTACCTCAATAAAAAGCCCATAGATCTTGTAAACGCAGCCCATTTAATAGACACTAAGATGTTGTTGGGCCTTGCAGGGGGTTTCAGATCCATCTATCTACCAATTTTCAATGTTGAACTTGCATTATTTCACAAGGTATTCTATTTAGACATCGCTATTTAAATTGTATTTAGTCGTTTAAATTTTTTGTACATTTACTCACTTTAGAATAATTTAaccaaaataacaaataataacaaaaattggAAGACAAAACACTACGAGAATAATGGAAGGAGAAACAAATAGGGTACACCAAGCCTATTACGCAAGGAAGCGTACCTGctaatattttatcataatttgtGATATGCATATCCTCTTATCTAAAGTAATGTTCTTGATAAACTAAAAATACATCATGTCATGTCTTATCACGATTTTTCACAATATTTCTTGCGTCCGTGAGAATCTAGTGAGAATGGAACTTTTTAACACctttttaagttttaagttGTAAGATAAGAGTTCTATGACACAACCTTAGACTTCTACTAAGTACTCTGTGCGTGACTTGACAACTTATACACGGATTTTCACGATCTTATACGCTTAAGTAAGCCTTTTCAAATTAGATCGATAAGAGAATAAAGAAAGACACAAGAGAATTGAAGGTTCTATATTGCTGGGAAGATTGCTTGATTCTTGCTTGGTGAATTTACAAATAAAtgtccctctatttatactactaacCTAGGGGTTAATATGTAAGTAATAATTGTTAAGCAAGTTCCTACACATTTACAAATAAGTCCttcttctagaattctctacataACTGGGGACCTTCTATGCAATTCTATATTCTTACATGAAAACTTCCATACTTCTCCAGAATCATCCATAACAACTAGTCTTTTTCCTATGTAAGCCTTCTACATGTACAACTTTGTGCCATGTGGCACTTACGTAACACTTATGTAACATGATGACATGTCGGGTCGTCACACTTATCACTAAATTAATAGTTTAATTCTTcacaaatcaaattttaaatatattaattaatcaaatttcattGAGAGCAGTATGACTTAGCTAGGTAGGAAGGTTTGTCCATcgaaaattaaaagaaaataatttagttaGATTAATTACTCTAATTTATTATTACTAGAAAATCAGAATTGATCGTGCAATAAGATTAGGCAAAATCTTAGTTTTATAATCAGAAAATGTCAAGGTAGG
This genomic stretch from Solanum stenotomum isolate F172 chromosome 10, ASM1918654v1, whole genome shotgun sequence harbors:
- the LOC125843287 gene encoding protein DETOXIFICATION 49-like: MLSPLIDEKEESNNIPKQKNHLTLAISEAKCIGNIAFPMIFTGLILYSRSIISMIFLGHLGELSLAGGSLAIGFANITGYSILSGLAMGMEPICGQAFGAKRFNILGLTLQRTILLLLLTSIPISILWLFMQKLLILCGQDHEIANMAQNYILFSLPDLFAQSLLHPLRIYLRSQSITLPLTFCAIFAIILHIPINYFLIKILNLGIKGVALSGVWTNFNLVGSLIIYIIFSKIYKKTWSGISLECFKGLKSLLNLAIPSCISVCLEWWWYEIMILLCGILINPQSTVASMGILIQTTSLIYIFPSSLSFGVSTRVGNELGANRPNRAKLAAIIGLCTSFVLGISSLFFAILVRNIWAKMFTQDQEIMKLTAMVLPIIGLCELGNCPQTTCCGVLRGTARPKLGANVNLGCFYLVGMPIAIWLSFFMGFDFKGLWLGLLAAQGSCAVTMMLIILVKTNWEDQARRAKELINGDCDNQDEKIEDYLESLDYHKLENSNV